In the Purpureocillium takamizusanense chromosome 5, complete sequence genome, one interval contains:
- a CDS encoding uncharacterized protein (EggNog:ENOG503NYQY), translating to MLSHLRFHRRGASNPASPLTDQPQSLSPLGSHDSPLAPDSASPSDARPPSSSSSAFPPVLPPITRVTSADADLQPERRGPDSPAAMESRPQQGLRSPYNGDSGFIGGVALQNYRRDVEAHKYARSGSIDLSHNEDHARRQRPTAVSTGTDGGTSKFYAKSMSTFSTPLDLQNSAPPGVGRRPAGARLNNDVQLASSAAANPEPQKGKKGLPFLKNPMSTLLMRRKNNQNVPDVRPLPLSGPRDEPIYDPRIKGTRVHDFSAPRRKQHAPGHSLMTARSGSQTDLSTNKGQPLEGKGSRVLEARQPRQTSNASESARSEPAASTASQLLSRSSVSSQPSRAPSVEQKLATPEGKPAPPVPPKDDIQAPSRSASTTSPPVPDDPDTQQTPKPAMSQRTTRSRNISLSEISAVPRHMKSTSSRFSFDMVGAAKQEKLLEERHRQRELERKATEADDPRDSRFDDFDEDSFDYDAMMDDDGLEERIPGVNADFDDDEEVYDESDPDNDQDNFAGFVFQRSNPTSSLGSPQSNGMLNTPRDAEGKAIGFAMTKDTPSLATFPLSPSLRLPLSDQSPTSQASGLGIQDAVESKPVGSPEPVQGDDLYFDDGMIGLEDEFAEDLAATPEYDAAPFDESIFDNNDTDQFGRPVPGAFVQAQSQRCTAPPGPSAKRESDITSRLSAHSGTSHSTAHTSLSADVRKERATAAEPSGHFYDEQEADPAQEPGLDGGISRDPVAAYQAELAAAAHKAAASGKFQRSASPYQNGDYDEDDYESNQVHQDDAVHQDIDEGDYDQGFVNMDDFELDDDGIIAEANASALANDSDGWYGQEFGFYSAPSGQLHGSQGSGPSESSGYEYANGGFFGPKGMSGLDRSTSGRMVSREPNLTPITERSEYSNRNSLMSMGFPPLSSSTPVVQSPGLAQLAMMADSSDDQMTLSALLRLRSKAWGGSQVSLVSSKEGSPRSDRGDIPSSPWGLNSATAPPGPNGGHIRKSSTFSTLSRDSDAPSGSASPTLTMANVTSASPFPAPQGIERPVSIPESGMSYTLAGFERHDPGTGMELSETALSPVSERNSMDAGWGLDGRTASASSRLSGRGHHRHKSSADSVSYLKEEGSGETRWVMERRRTGESGEVEILQREVVEGGRI from the coding sequence ATGCTCTCCCATCTGCGCTTCCATCGTCGGGGCGCTTCCAATCCGGCTTCGCCCTTGACCGACCAGCCGCAGTCTCTCTCGCCCCTCGGCAGCCATGACTCCCCGCTCGCGCCCgactcggcctcgccctccgatgcgcgcccgccctcttCGAGCTCTTCTGCTTTTCCGCCTGTGCTGCCTCCCATTACCCGAGTGACCTCGGCCGATGCAGACCTGCAGCccgagcgacgagggcccGACTCGCCCGCAGCGATGGAATCGCGCCCACAGCAGGGACTACGATCCCCTTACAATGGCGACTCGGGCTTCATTGGTGGCGTCGCCTTGCAGAATTATCGTCGAGACGTCGAGGCTCACAAGTACGCTCGGTCCGGCTCCATCGACCTGTCCCACAACGAAGATCATGCACGGCGTCAGCGGCCCACGGCCGTGTCTACGGGCACAGACGGAGGCACCTCCAAATTCTACGCAAAGTCCATGTCGACCTTCAGTACACCCCTCGACCTACAGAACTCGGCCCCTCCCGGCGTGGGCAGACGACCGGCTGGAGCACGACTAAACAACGACGTTCAGCTGGCGTCTTCGGCAGCGGCTAATCCAGAGCCGCAAAAGGGCAAAAAGGGTCTTCCGTTTCTGAAGAACCCCATGTCTACATTGCTCATGCGCCGCAAGAATAACCAGAATGTTCCCGATGTCCGGCCTCTGCCCTTGTCCGGCCCTCGGGACGAACCGATATACGACCCACGCATCAAAGGCACTCGTGTCCATGACTTCAGCGCCCCCCGACGCAAGCAACATGCCCCGGGCCATAGCCTCATGACCGCTCGGTCGGGCTCGCAGACGGATCTGTCCACTAACAAAGGCCAGCCCTTGGAAGGCAAGGGAAGCCGCGTCTTAGAAGCTCGTCAACCTCGCCAGACCAGCAACGCCTCTGAGTCAGCCCGCTCTGAGCCGGCCGCAAGCACGGCTTCCCAGTTGCTCTCAAGGTCGAGCGTGTCGTCACAGCCAAGCCGGGCTCCATCCGTGGAGCAAAAGCTGGCTACGCCGGAAGGAAAGCCCGCGCCACCAGTGCCTCCAAAGGACGACATTCAAGCCCCATCACGGTCGGCTTCCACAACATCGCCACCAGTGCCGGATGATCCCGATACACAACAAACACCAAAGCCTGCAATGTCCCAGCGGACCACCCGATCAAGAAATATATCACTTTCAGAGATCTCCGCCGTTCCCCGACACATGAAGAGTACGTCATCACGATTCAGTTTCGACATGGTGGGCGCGGCCAAGCAGGAGAAGCTTTTAGAAGAACGTCATCGCCAAAGAGAGCTAGAGAGAAAGGCCACCGAGGCTGATGACCCTAGGGACTCAAGATTTGATGACTTTGATGAGGATTCTTTTGATTacgacgccatgatggatgacgatggtCTAGAAGAGCGAATACCAGGCGTCAATgccgactttgacgacgacgaggaggtcTACGACGAATCTGACCCTGATAACGACCAAGACAACTTCGCAGGCTTCGTGTTTCAACGCTCGAACCCCACATCTTCCCTCGGAAGCCCGCAGAGCAATGGTATGCTCAACACGCCGAGAGATGCTGAGGGTAAGGCTATTGGGTTTGCCATGACCAAAGATACCCCCAGCCTCGCTACCTTCCCCTTGTCGCCGAGTCTCCGCTTGCCGCTATCAGACCAATCGCCGACAAGTCAGGCTTCGGGCCTGGGCATCCAGGATGCTGTGGAGTCGAAACCGGTTGGTTCGCCAGAGCCGGTTCAAGGAGACGATCTGTACTTCGACGACGGGATGATCGGACTCGAGGATGAGTTTGCTGAGGATCTGGCCGCAACTCCCGAATACGATGCAGCGCCGTTTGACGAGTCGATATTTGACAACAATGACACGGATCAGTTTGGGCGGCCGGTTCCAGGCGCGTTTGTCCAGGCTCAGTCGCAGCGTTGCACCGCTCCCCCCGGCCCTTCTGCCAAGCGAGAATCTGATATCACGTCACGGCTCTCGGCGCATTCGGGCACATCGCATTCCACTGCTCACACGTCTCTGAGCGCCGATGTCCGCAAAGAAAGAGCAACGGCCGCTGAGCCGTCAGGTCATTTCTATGATGAGCAAGAAGCTGACCCGGCGCAAGAGCCTGGCTTGGATGGTGGTATATCACGGGATCCCGTGGCAGCGTACCAAGCGGAgcttgctgcggcggctcacAAGGCTGCTGCCTCGGGCAAATTCCAACGCAGTGCTTCACCTTATCAAAATGGCGACTACGACGAAGACGACTATGAGTCGAACCAGGTACACCAAGACGACGCGGTGCACCAGGACATCGATGAAGGAGACTATGATCAGGGCTTCGTGAACATGGACGATTTTGAactcgacgatgacggtATCATAGCCGAGGCAAATGCCAGCGCATTGGCGAACGATTCGGACGGCTGGTACGGGCAGGAATTTGGCTTTTACTCAGCACCTTCTGGCCAGCTGCATGGGTCTCAGGGTTCGGGCCCATCAGAGTCTTCAGGCTATGAATATGCAAATGGCGGGTTTTTCGGGCCCAAAGGAATGAGTGGCTTGGATCGCAGCACGAGCGGCCGGATGGTATCAAGGGAACCCAATCTGACGCCGATAACAGAGCGGTCCGAGTACTCTAACCGCAATTCCCTCATGAGCATGGGATTCCCGCCTCTCAGCTCATCGACGCCTGTCGTGCAAAGCCCTGGCCTCGCACAGTTGGCAATGATGGCTGACAGCAGCGATGACCAGATGACACTATCGGCCCTGCTCCGCTTGCGATCAAAAGCGTGGGGCGGCTCGCAGGTCAGCCTGGTGTCGAGCAAGGAGGGATCGCCACGGTCAGACCGCGGCGACATACCCAGCTCGCCTTGGGGCTTAAACTCTGCGACTGCGCCTCCTGGGCCAAACGGGGGCCACATCCGCAAAAGCTCAACCTTTTCGACGCTGAGTCGTGACTCGGACGCCCCTAGTGGCTCGGCAAGCCCGACACTCACCATGGCGAATGTGACATCTGCGTCTCCTTTCCCTGCTCCTCAGGGGATAGAACGGCCGGTCTCTATCCCCGAATCCGGGATGTCGTACACCCTTGCGGGCTTTGAGCGACACGATCCCGGAACAGGCATGGAACTGAGCGAAACAGCGCTGTCGCCCGTTTCGGAGAGGAACTCGATGGACGCGGGTTGGGGTCTCGATGGCAGgaccgcgagcgcctcgtcgaggctctCGGGAAGAGGCCACCACCGGCACAAGAGCTCCGCGGACAGCGTATCTTATCTGAAGGAGGAGGGTAGCGGAGAGACGCGCTGGGTTATGGAGAGACGGCGGACAGGGGAGTCGGGTGAGGTGGAGATATTACAGAGAGAGGTTGTCGAAGGGGGACGCATATGA
- a CDS encoding uncharacterized protein (EggNog:ENOG503NVID~COG:S) — protein MTVNDFNPSSFAGAMQLRTRKEKKFDEVESNLPDPRKPKLETTQFFFSARGWLDRLGNLNPFGRAVTNDDLVWLLDNTAFKSDGGSGGSWQAEFVAAVFEREPRGKVVDMVTGIVRAVGLADDADERKTVEERIVPFLWDIRPLRTVAVTQHHQHHYTRRGGGGELKLGPTNVNGLSSNVLAVPSGSGGSLVKSSTKLGGGEGAIVEMQTYYAGPDGWGIISDIDDTIKITKTSDPVGILRETFVEDPSPIPGMPELYATVKSFLPKDTAWFYLSASPYNLYPFLKQFRKQFYPPGTLILRDSSWKTVAGLLSALTLNTEEYKVDRMNKINSWLPRRKMIVIGDSTQSDPEAYGEVYRTRPGWIKLILIRKATDVASFGIDDKNEPERFEKAFKDIPRDAWHVFEDPSECVQIIKDTLKHGHK, from the exons ATGACGGTAAACGACTTCAATCCATCATCCTTTGCGGGCGCGATGCAGCTGCGCACAAGAAAAGAGAAAAAgttcgacgaggtcgagtcCAACCTCCCCGACCCGCGCAAGCCCAAGCTCGAGACGACGCAGTTCTTCTTCAGCGCGCGCGGATGGCTCGACCGGCTCGGCAACCTCAACCCGTTTGGGAGGGCGGTGACCAACGACGACCTGGTGTGGCTCCTGGACAACACGGCCTTTAAGAGCGACGGTGGTAGCGGCGGTTCGTGGCAGGCCGAGttcgtggcggccgtcttcgAGCGCGAGCCGCGCGGCAAGGTCGTCGACATGGTGACGGGCATCGTGCGGGCCGtgggcctcgccgacgacgcggacgagCGCAAGACGGTCGAGGAGCGCATCGTGCCGTTCCTCTGGGACATACGGCCGCTGCGAACCGTCGCCGTGacgcagcaccaccagcaccactacactcgccgcggcggcggcggcgagctcaagCTCGGGCCGACAAACGTCAACGGCCTGTCGTCCAACGTGCTGGCGGTGCCgagcggcagtggcggctcgctcgtcaaGTCGTCGACCAAGCTCGGGGGTGGGgagggcgccatcgtcgagatGCAGACGTACTATGCGGGCCCGGACGGCTGGGGCATCATCTCGG ACATCGATGACACCATCAAAATCACAAAGACGAGCGACCCCGTGGGCATCCTGCGCGAGACGTTCGTCGAGGACCCGTCGCCCATCCCCGGCATGCCCGAGCTGTACGCCACGGTCAAGTCCTTCCTACCCAAGGACACGGCCTGGTTCTAcctgtcggcgtcgccgtaCAACCTCTACCCCTTCCTCAAGCAGTTCCGCAAGCAGTTCTACCCGCCGGGCACGCTCATCCTGCGCGACTCGAGCTGGAAgaccgtcgccggcctgctgtCGGCGCTGACGCTCAACACCGAGGAGTACAAGGTCGACCGCATGAACAAGATCAACTCGTGGTTGCCCCGGCGCAAGATGATTGTCATTGGCGACTCGACCCAGTCCGATCCCGAGGCGTATGGCGAGGT CTATCGGACAAGGCCGGGCTGGATCAAGCTCATCCTGATCCGCAAAGCCACAGACGTCGCGTCCTttggcatcgacgacaagaaCGAGCCCGAGCGCTTCGAAAAGGCCTTCAAGGACATACCGCGCGACGCCTGGCACGTCTTCGAGGACCCTAGCGAGTGCGTCCAGATCATCAAAGACACGCTCAAGCATGGTCACAAGTAG
- a CDS encoding uncharacterized protein (EggNog:ENOG503P5C5~COG:J), with translation MFTTRALRQAAAHAERTPLIKFLGPRTIPSSIDHTPKPHPASPSGSLPESFSAYGNSSAASRHTSFSSYRDHAQQHGPLQKTIRNAEAGIGGSSGAQLGPVEPPKGVYFDVSDLPARYRRLPIDISEIEAVESGGAALIG, from the exons ATGTTCACGACTCGGGCCCTCCgacaggctgctgctcacgCCGAGCGCACGCCATTGATCAAGTTCCTCGGTCCCCGTACCATTCCCT CGTCCATTGACCACACCCCCAAGCCTCacccggcctcgccatcggGCTCGCTTCCTGAGTCTTTTTCCGCGTACGGCAACAGCTCTGCCGCTTCGCGTCACACCTCCTTCAGCAGCTACCGCGACCacgcccagcagcacggTCCTCTTCAGAAGACGATCCGCAATGCCGAAGCCGGAATTGGTGGCTCCTCCGGCGCTCAGCTCGGCCCCGTCGAGCCCCCCAAGGGTGTCTACTTCGACGTCTCcgacctgcctgcccgctaCCGTCGCCTGCCAATCGATATCAGCGAGATCGAGGCCGTAGagtcgggcggcgcagctttGATCGGCTAA
- a CDS encoding uncharacterized protein (EggNog:ENOG503P6KG~TransMembrane:2 (i25-41o47-65i)), protein MAVFPWSDRTPADHQLPHDRPASSLRHRLAAILVFFTHRIWRGGPRLILQLAACVLIVPLLLHLMPTRLTGGYRLSWSTARPRDTGALRIVVFGSQDVAGSSSAYAGSSVTWTEQLCSELDCSSYLSFVPDGNSKPALTSNGLYGNELHALQDQIKTSDFLSTPANDYEFLTKQYPVPMDTPDLEAQVKQFLALPPPENAPRNTLWVFTFGTWDVWNLAAFPRVSAEHLIDALVSHLFVQVELLYLKALNPTSVAFSDFWANATERDVDRLADPTTKSKVDRRELESFRIIIPKLADMTITPGWQQRPDPSYPHSKAEQMRNADFLTRHWNAQVKNALESWNAKGRRRPDGIEEENVKEVTEWPKTKSLLRLLPSTLQPEKDSARETASEDDVVYAPYPQRAGLQLNLTTSILDAMTDEEMRRSGLKDGKGRGTLSVNDSLYFVNTWTPCTAKPAVGVSVVAAGADGTVCQKPDEHLYYDSFTLSQRAIREVAGLAADKISQELFVSL, encoded by the exons atggccgtctttCCGTGGTCGGACCGGACGCCGGCGGATCACCAGCTTCCACACGACCGTCCGGCCTCGTCACTGAGAcaccgcctcgccgcgaTTCTCGTCTTCTTTACCCATCGCATCtggcgaggcggcccgcgcttGATTTTGCAACTGGCGGCCTGTGTTCTTATCGTACCGCTGCTACTGCACTTGATGCCCACGCGCCTCACGGGTGGCTACCGCCTGTCCTGGTCAACAGCCAGACCCCGCGACACGGGTGCTCTGCGCATTGTCGTCTTCGGCTCCCAAGATGTTGcaggcagctcctcggcctaCGCAGGCTCGAGTGTCACCTGGACAGAGCAGTTGTGTTCAGAG CTGGATTGCTCCTCGTACCTGTCCTTTGTTCCCGACGGCAATTCCAAGCCCGCCCTCACGTCCAATGGGCTATACGGCAACGAGCTCCACGCACTGCAGGACCAAATCAAGACGTCCGACTTCCTTTCAACACCTGCCAACGATTACGAGTTTCTCACGAAGCAATACCCCGTACCCATGGACACCCCggacctcgaggcgcaggtcAAGCAATTCCTCGCCCTACCCCCTCCTGAAAACGCCCCGCGGAACACCCTCTGGGTCTTCACTTTTGGCACGTGGGACGTTTGGAACCTTGCTGCTTTCCCTCGCGTGTCGGCCGAACACCTCATCGACGCTCTTGTCTCACACCTGTTCGTTCAGGTTGAACTTCTTTACTTGAAAGCCCTGAATCCCACCTCGGTCGCCTTTTCCGACTTTTGGGCCAACGCAACCGAGCGCGATGTCGACCGACTGGCGGATCCGACCACCAAGAGCAAGGTTGACCGACGTGAATTGGAGAGCTTCCGAATTATTATTCCAAAATTGGCCGACATGACCATTACGCCTgggtggcagcagcggcccgaTCCCTCATACCCTCACTCGAAAGCTGAGCAGATGCGCAACGCCGATTTTTTGACCAGGCACTGGAATGCCCAAGTCAAGAATGCGCTGGAGTCATGGAACGCCAAggggcgccgtcgaccagacggcatcgaggaggaAAACGTCAAGGAGGTCACGGAATGGCCAAAGACCAAATCGTTGCTCAGACTCCTGCCGTCGACTCTTCAGCCGGAAAAGGACTCGGCGCGAGAGACTGCATCGGAGGATGATGTCGTATACGCACCGTATCCGCAGCGCGCTGGACTCCAGCTCAACCTGACAACAAGTATTCTGGACGCCATGACGGACGAAGAAATGCGGCGATCTGGActcaaggacggcaagggccgaGGCACCCTTTCAGTCAATGACTCACTGTACTTTGTCAACACCTGGACGCCTTGCACAGCCAAACCCGCAGTGGGAGTTAGTGTCGTGGCTGCTGGAGCTGACGGCACGGTGTGCCAAAAGCCGGACGAGCACTTGTACTATGACAGCTTCACTCTCAGCCAACGAGCCATACGAGAAGTGGCAGGGTTGGCAGCTGACAAGATTTCCCAGGAGTTGTTTGTTTCCTTGTAA